Within Vespa velutina chromosome 8, iVesVel2.1, whole genome shotgun sequence, the genomic segment tgtaaaggaaaataaatagatggaCAAAAGGACGATGTCGAGGTCTACCAATAAGAACTTTCGAAAATTAGTCGTAcgaattttaatatgaaaaaaaaaaagagaaaatatatttaaacttttGTGTACATATGGGCATCTATGTAACGTAACAATATATTAACgttcttattttaaatacaaaatattttatatactctcAATAATGGATTATATACAGAGGTAAGGGAAATAAAGATGacacaaattttaaataagtaaattacataaagagaaacgttaattataaataattaaattacaattcTCCACCGGCTTGTGCAGCCTTTTtaggttttttatttttactccaTTTATCTCCGCAATAGCAAGCTTCTTTTTGAGCATCCATGTAACTCTTGCATCCTAAGGCTGTAGTACCCGTGAATAACATTTTCGCGGCCGCTTTGCAGGTATTAACAATCGTTATTCCAGAACTTTGATATCCATCGCAATACTTGTATAGACATCTTTTAAATTCTAAATCGCACTTTTCTTTGTCCGAATTGCATGTATCATAACAGATGTCGTGTTGATCGCAACACTTGGTCATTTCTGCTAAAGGCAGATACTCTTGGTTTAtcttaaaagtaaaaataaattacgttAAATCgcttattaaatatgaaatattcaatcTTATCGAATAGTTTTACAACCTCTATTCCCAACGAGCCGCATCCGTTACTCTGTGGTTTGTGATTCCAATCTGCTTTTGGTGTAACTCCTGCAAATACAAATCATCGCGCCATTTTGCAACATACACAGTATACGTTTCATGAATGACCAATAAGCGTGTTCGTAAATAGTATATCTAAGCGAATTGGATTTCATAgttagattaaatttattaggttggaaactatgaaacgggtgttgaatgaaaataaataactaaacaaaaacgcccgtttcatactTTCCAAactaatacttatatattaggttggaaactatgaaacgggcgttgaatgaaaataaataactaaacaaaaacgcccgtttccaacctaatacaATTCATAGATATCCAACCTTCGATTAAGATTTTATTGCAATTTATGAAAAACTAAAGAATGATTCATTTTATGCACTTTTGACACATCCAAACACACTTatgattttattgtattttcattaaatcgataatataaatatagtaatatcGTGATTCGTAAATTTATGTAAAGTTATGCAATCGTTAGATgaagtttttattttcgcaatattttctatagcttaactaataaaataatcgtaatataaacataaaataatcattataaaaataatttggcGAGATAATGACGAGGATGTATACTTTGATAGCAAACTACTATtagtaagtacatacatacctcCGGGACAATGAAAAACACAATTTTCTTCAACAGCGGCATCGAATACTTCATGTATATCCTTGATTTTTTTCGCTACGGTTATGGCATTTTCAAATAGATCTTGAAACACCGATTCGGCCGTTAATACAGCATCTCGTAGATTTCCCAATAATCCAGCACCATAACCAGACCACGCGTAGGCGAGAAATGTCAAAACATAAACCAATATTTTCCGATATTGTGAGAAATCCATCGTTGTTTGctcgttaaaaaatttgatgaatATACAGTTTgttcgatatatgtatttagGGATATTTTTAGGTGAATTGACTCATGTAAGTGAAATCTACATTTGTAGACACTTGGTGATTGGAGACCCGTAAACTGCTGAATATCATATGTGTCTCATATGAACGAAATCGCATTTGTACATGCATGTATTCAATATgtgtaatttacattttaatgtagtataattaatatattttacttattttacttattttttaattagtatATGTTTCTTTGTAtgattcaaataaattatttatttttattttcatattcattaatttttttgtttataataactGAGTATCATATCTACATAAGattgtatatgtaaatgtaagtAGTAAAAAATTAACACAAATGTTTCTATATTTTGTGGGATAGTCTATGAATAGGTAAATAATTGTGATTGTtatgaataatgaattatcacttcgctttttaaattaaagtatttaatgaaattgttGTTACATATTAGAATTCAGTTACTATTGTTATGTAACAGAGTATAGAATACATGGTATAAGTACCATAGTTATAGGTATGTTAAATAGATGTATCAGATATATGCTTTTTaccaataatttaaaatttattctgtAATTCTCCGCTATCATAAAGTTTCTTTATATCAGTACCTCCTCCAAGGCATTCTCCTTTAACAAATACCCTAGGAACTGTTCTTGCACCTGTCATTTCTCCCAATATTGATTGGATTTCTTCTGCATCGTCCCTTTCATCCAATTCAATAGcagtatattctttttttaatgaatcaaatacctattaaaaatatatacatttgtaaatataagtggatcgattttattaagtAAAAGATGAAACATACTTGTTTTGCCATTTTACAATATGGGCAACGCGTCTtggaaaatataacaatttgaTTTGAAGAGATCAGTTGATCGACCATTTCTCGTGTTGCAGGCATGGTCTTTTGTGTACTGGAAACTGAACCCATTGAATTGAGCTAAAGAAATTAGTTATCCAAATATATGTGGTATTACAAGTTATGATCAATCATCTTAATTAATTGATGTTAAGATGACATTATAGACTTGATACAACCTAGtttaaattattgtttttttttttagctaaAAATTACTTTAACTTACAGTCATCATTGTAGTCAATATAATTGGAATTATGTTCATTAGGTATTTCTCCCATGGTACCAATTAAAGCTACAgtgattttgtaaaaatttatacgcagtttatttcttataaaagaaTACATGATGACTGATACACTATTGCAAGAttcaattacaaattttttttttatacgtattattataaatggtcaataaacaataaattcaTGTAAATTAAAGGACTTTATATAGTCAAGGCCACACCTAGAATTCATTCAGCttcttaaaagataaatttctctcttttgttttaaaaaaaataaaaactcgttattcatttcttatttaaaatatttgactattaaaaatgttggctataacgtaaataaatttataaaaaattattcgatcttttataatcaatgaatgaaaatatgtgAGAAGCTTTATTGCAGGGACACGTATGCCCGATTCGTTTTTGTTATTCCTATACCATGTGTTCTATCAATAAAACAGAACACAAAgtgtgtaataattatttaagctATTAGAtaggtaaatataaaatgataaataaataaattttctgaaattatatagaaataaattaccttttaacgttattgtttttgttgaatatttatcgtagaatgtctttaaatttataagaatgtATCAAATGATATCTAACATTCACTGCAGTCcagtaaattaaaatgatctcGATGCATCGATAAAAACCGCgcaattatgatttataataacatgATTTGAGTTGAGTCAGAGTTGCGTATAATATCATAATCAAatgtataatagtaataataataaatttccttaAATTTCTACTCTACCAaccaataaaattaaaatacacaTGGATGATAAAAAAGTGATCTAAATGTTTGCTCAAGCGCAATGTAAGAATATTTGTGTGTTCGATTGAGCTGATACtgtgaatgaaatttaaacatataactataatcgattatagttatattatttttcaattatatagatttattttattcaatttgatAGAATAAAAGgtctatttctatatttaagatttataatttttgttaatgaaATATGAGTCAATAACCAacaatgttaatttattaaagatttatttgaCTTTTATGAAGacgttgaataaaaattaacttactgttttttaacaattttatgtcAGAACAGTCGATAATGTCGAGAGGAGCACAACGATGAAGAAAATTGTCTATCTTTATGTATTTTGAAGTCTATGATTATCGTGTTGGAAGTGTTCTACACTCCTGACACTTGACGTTACGGATTATAAAGTTACTCATAAAGCCTTCTAAATACAAACATGgtgtaagaaataataatagcaaaaaTGAGTAGAATCCCGAAAACGGCCTGTCCAGGAGGCGGCCTTTATGTTGTCGAAGGCGAGGTCTGTCTCCTGGCGACAGCAATGCGACGAGGTACTCGATGGTCCTCACATTCTCATCAGGTTAGAATCATTGTCAGTTATTTATTTGCATAAGAAACAAGTTTATTTCGAGGAATTAAGATTAAATGTATACGTCTAAGaatatcattctttattttttcgtcttcATTAAGAGTATGCATTTCAATAACTCTAATCAAACAGGTTGTAATGACAGTATGGCAGGTggttttgaataaaaaagttaagatttattaaaataaacaaatcagAGGATAATCATTCTTTGTTTCAAttcatattttcatcttattcATATTCTAAATGATATTCGTGTGTattgtgatatttttttatcattaaggACGATGATCAGGATGCCCTTATAAAAGGTTTGTCAACATTGAAGGAAGCATTGAATGAGGTAAAAGATTTGTCCCAGTTGGAACCTGGTGTATTCTTGGCTCCATTTCTTGAAATTATACGTTCTGAAGAAACTACAGGACCTGTTACCAGTCTTGCATTGTCTGccgttaataaatttatatcttatgGCTTTGTTAGTACGTATTGTGTCTTTTTTATGACAAGTTATACtgaatttcgaatattttataaatttcatttaatcattTCAGATCCTGATCATTCTACAATAGCAACGTGTGTAGAAGCAATAGCTGATGCTGTTACTCATGCTAGATTTGTAGGTACAGATGCAGCAGGAGATGGAGTTGTTCTTATGAGGATATTGCAAGTTTTGAAAGCACTTATGTTAGCACCAGCAGGggattatttatcaaatgaaaGTATTTGTGAAATAATGCTTAGCTGTTTTAGGATATGTTTTGAAACACGTCTTAGCGGTATGCATTAATCAAAATTACACACAAGAAAcacacaatttttataaaatatttaacatattttaatgattttatattatatgcttAGAACTTTTAAGAAGAACAGCAGAACATTGTCTACGAGATATAGTACAGCATCTTTTCACTAGATTACCATTATTCGCTGATGATACAAGAGTTTTATTGAGTATGAAGGTatgttaataatttgataGAGTTTAACAGGTatacattattctttttctttttctttttttatatagaaaatgagaACAAACAGTATGGAAGGTACACGtcctaaatataaaaagaataaaattcattccaAACCAAGATTAAAATCGAATGTAGATGACATCGAAGATGAAACGCATTTTTTGAGTTCAGTCGATAAAGTTAGAGCAGAAAATGTAACTACTTCACCTGTTACTGCAGGGGAAATCATTGTAGATATGCAAGGTTCTTTAGATCATGGAACATCATCTGATAAAatagaagatgaaaagaatgataacaaggaaaataataacaaaattgacAATAGCAAAAGTGAGTCTATTAAGGATGAGATTCCAGAGGAacagaaacaaagaaattcattGAATGATATGGAACAAAAAGAAGTTCATggtgagatagagaaaatagagagtaGTGATGGATTGCAAAAAGATGAAATTTCCcaagtagaaataaaaatcctagaaaaggaagatatagTTCATGCGAAAGGTACATCAGaagaagattataataattctcaaAACGTAACGGAGAGTCAAGGTAATAAAAACGTGCTTGATTTACATAACATTCATATGAgcataaacattatatatatatatatggatatacatgcacgcacacaattcttgattttttattttttagagaCACGATCaatagatgaagaaaaaagtattgatACTGTACAATCACCAGTTGGTAGTGTGGAAGATTTATCCACAGAcgaaagtattattaatacatctaaaatatcgaaaacgaaagaacctgaacaaatagaagaatatattaatactcaGGGAGTTCGTTTTATGCCACTCCAACAATTAGCACCATATGGTGCTTTGTGTGTGCGGGAACTATTTAGATTCCTAGTTTCTTTATGTAGTCCTCTAGATAAACAAAACAATGAAGTTATGACTCATCTGGGTCTTAACTTATTGCAAGTAGTATTGGAAATTGCAGCAGATGCTCTATCTAACTTCCCATCTTTACTCTTATTGGTGAAAGATGATCTCTGTCGGAATCTTATTctggtaaaaataaatattacaaaattatgtaAGATGACATgatcaaatcaaatatatacacaatacatgcaatgaatttgattaatatcaCTTTTTAAGTACTATTAATACAATgattttttcgttcataacAGCTTCTTGGGACTGATAGATTATCAATTCTTGCCGCGGATTTACAagtatcctttttattatttgaatcaCAAAGAGAATATCTTAAATTTCAAATGGagcattatataattaaattaatagaaatagtgAGCTCAGACTCTAATAGGATAT encodes:
- the LOC124950874 gene encoding group XIIA secretory phospholipase A2, coding for MDFSQYRKILVYVLTFLAYAWSGYGAGLLGNLRDAVLTAESVFQDLFENAITVAKKIKDIHEVFDAAVEENCVFHCPGGVTPKADWNHKPQSNGCGSLGIEINQEYLPLAEMTKCCDQHDICYDTCNSDKEKCDLEFKRCLYKYCDGYQSSGITIVNTCKAAAKMLFTGTTALGCKSYMDAQKEACYCGDKWSKNKKPKKAAQAGGEL
- the LOC124950875 gene encoding glutaredoxin-like isoform X1; translated protein: MYSFIRNKLRINFYKITVALIGTMGEIPNEHNSNYIDYNDDFSSTQKTMPATREMVDQLISSNQIVIFSKTRCPYCKMAKQVFDSLKKEYTAIELDERDDAEEIQSILGEMTGARTVPRVFVKGECLGGGTDIKKLYDSGELQNKF
- the LOC124950875 gene encoding glutaredoxin-C4-like isoform X3, producing the protein MPATREMVDQLISSNQIVIFSKTRCPYCKMAKQVFDSLKKEYTAIELDERDDAEEIQSILGEMTGARTVPRVFVKGECLGGGTDIKKLYDSGELQNKF
- the LOC124950875 gene encoding glutaredoxin-C4-like isoform X2, with the translated sequence MGSVSSTQKTMPATREMVDQLISSNQIVIFSKTRCPYCKMAKQVFDSLKKEYTAIELDERDDAEEIQSILGEMTGARTVPRVFVKGECLGGGTDIKKLYDSGELQNKF